DNA sequence from the Streptomyces canus genome:
CCCGACCTGGAAGAAGACCTACGGTCACCACCCGCTGATGGGTTTCGTCGATCACGGCTCCGGTGGCACCGGTGAACCTGTCGCGTCCCTTCTCAGGGCGGGCAACGCGGGCTCGAACACGGCCGCCGACCACATCGAGGCCGCCCGCCTCGCCCTCGCTCAGCTGCCCACGAAGTACCGGCGGGGGCGACAGACCTTGATCCGCTGCGATTCCGCGGGCGGCACCCACGAGTTCGTCGCCTGGATCGCCCAGCGCGGGCGCTGGCTGTCCTACTCGGTCGGCATGGTGATCACCGAAGCCATTCACCAGCACGTCCTGAAGATCCCGGCATCGGCATGGACGCCGGCCGTCGAGACCGGCGGCGAGGTCCGCGACGGGGCCTGGGTCGCCGAGCTCACCGGCGACCTGCTTGAGGGCTGGCCGAAGGGCATGCGGCTGATCGTCCGCAAGGAACGGCCGCATCCCGGGGCCCAGTTGAGGATCACCGATGCGGACGGCATGCGGATCACCTGCTTTGCTACCAACACCGCCGGCCGTCCCATCGCCGAACTCGAGCTCCGTCACCGGCTGCGGGCCCGGGCCGAGGACCGTATCCGAGCTGCCCGCGCGACGGGCCTGCGCAATCTGCCCCTGCACGACACCGCGCAGAACAAGGTGTGGCTGGAGATCGTCCAGATCGCACTCGACCTGCTGGCCTGGATGCCCATGCTCGCCCTGACCGGCCAGACCCGTCTCTGGGAACCCCGCCGCCTCCGCTTCCGCCTGTTCTCCGCAGCCGCCCAGCTCGTCACCACCGGCCGGCGCCGCATCCTCCGCCTCGCGGCCCACTGGCCCTGGACCAACGAGATCACAGACGCCCTCGCACGGCTCACACTCCTGCCGAACCCCGGCTGACCAGCAGCTTCCCTACCCCTGCGAGTAGCACCACCCCACCCGGAGCAGTGGAACCCGGCGCCCACCCGACGCGACACTCGGGCCCACGGCCTGCCCGCAATCAGCCACCGAAAGCGAAACGGTCCACCGACTCCCTCGCGGACCGTCAAGAAAGATCGAGGCTAGGGGCATTACGGGCGAACCGCCAGGTCACTCCAGACCAAACCCACCGAAGAATCGATGTTAAGGCTTTACATCCTCACCTGTATGTGGACTGGTCGGGCCATGGACGGAGTCCAGAAGCGCCTGACCCTGCGAGTCGACGAATTTGGTGAACAGCTGCTGGGAGTAGCCGAAGACAATGGCCCACGCGATGATCTGGGCAGAGGAATCGAGTGAGCTGAGACCCGGTACGAATCCGCCGCGCATGAGCAACAGCCCAAGTGGGGCTGTCAGAGCTCCGGTGGGTAGTTTGAGGGCCGAGATGACCAGCGGCACGTTATAAGGAAGCGCGGTTCCCCGGATCCGGCGTAGCGACGCGGCCGAGGCGATGGCGGCAGACACTGTGCCGACAATCTCGATGACGAGGTAGTCCTGGGCTTGAGCGGTATGTGCGATCTGGTTTGTGTGCGGCTTGCCCAAGGTGCTTACGCCGCTGTGCGTGGGGCAGACCACCATGAACCTTCCGGCGTCTTGCGGGGTGAAGCACAACGGGACCATGCCGGGCCAGTTGAAGGCAGCGATCGCGATCCCGATCGCGATGAGCAACATGGCACCTGTCACAGCGGTGACGATCCTAACGAAGCTGCGGACGTGCAGTGTCTCCTTGTGCAGAAGACGACGCGCAAGGCTTGCAGTCTCGGCAAGAAAGGCGCGTTGGCTCAAGCTGAGCTCGCCGGTGCTTTGGACCAGTTTGGCGATTTCCTTGATGCGGACGCGACGCGGGTCTTTGGTGGGAAAATGCTCCTCGGTCAGGGCGACCAACTGGGGGATCATTGCCTTGATGTCTTCGGGGGAAGCCAACCAGATGATGAGGTTCTGGGTGGCATCGAGATGTGACTGAGCGACACCGAGATGTGCCGCACCTCTGACGGCCGGATGGGCATGGTGCGAGAGGGCTTCGTCGGCCTTTCTCAGTTCGTGGCGGGCCTTTGCCAGGTAGGTCGGTGCGACGTCGGATCGGCCGGGGTCCGCAACCGCACGCATTGCCACGGCGTCAAGGATCGCCTCCAGTTCGGCAATCCTCGCGCGGAGTCCCTCTTTCTGCTCCCACGGGCCCAGTTCAGCGGCAGCCCATCTGCGCCTCTTCCACCATCCGCGTTCGATCTTGTCCTTTTCTTCTGATTGGTCAGGTTCTGGCATGTTCTCGGTCACGTGAACGACTATGGCCTGCAAGGAGGTTCTCTTGCTGTGTGACACGCCTTGATGGGCGCACGCCGTGGTGGGTCTGAAACATCTTGATGAACCGATGTCAGGAACCGCCGACGTGCAGGCTTCGCCCGTCCGGCGTAATCTCAATGGTGAACGATCTGGTCCGGAGCGTCGCCCATTCGTGCCCTCCGGACAACCCCGTTACCTGAGTGATGCGCCCGGTACTGCCGTGCGTATCTGCGGCGCGCGGGCAGACCGAACCCGAGAAAGCCGGACCTGAGGCCCGATCGTGAGAGTTCTGCCGCGTGGGAGGCATGATGAAGGCTTTCGTCGACGAACTGATGCTCCGGTATTCACAACCGGAGCAGGTGGCGGGTCTTCTGGTGCCCCGGGGAGATCCCGACCGGCTCCGGGTGCGGTCCCTGCTGGCAGCCGTCTACGAGCCGAGCCTGCTGGAGGTCCGGTTTGTGGACTCGGTCCAGATCACCGGAACGAGCTTCCAGGTACCGGTCAGATCGCCGGTGACGGTCCGCGGGGGCTGGGAAAAGCTGCTGCCGGACGTCGCGCAGGCCAGGGCAACCTTGGAGATCCCAGCGGTCGCACCGCCGCAGTGGATCGACCTGGCGCTGGACACCGTCGTGACGGCCCGGGTGGTGCTGACCGCCGGCGCGCTCGACGCACTGGGCTCGCAGGAAATTTCGGGGCTGTCCGAGCAGGAGTTCTTGGAGAAATTCGACTTCCTCGACCTCGCGGAGCTGATGCGCCGTGCAGAGGTCGCCGACTTCGAGGAGCTCCAGGCGCAGTTCCCGCGGCTGTACCGCATGCACTACGCGGATCCGCCGCCCTTCGACCCGGGCGCGCCCGGTCGAACCTACCGCTTGCGTGTCTCGGTGCTGTTCCTGCCCGACCTGAACCTGGGCGCCGCGCTGCGCCGACTGGTCCAGTGCCGTAGCGCACTGGACGACATGCACCCGAGAGCTGAGGAGTACGACGGCGGGGCTCTGCTCGCCACCAGTGCGTGGCTGGCAGTCTTCCCCGCCGCCGCGCTCGCATCCGAGGCCGCCCCGGGGACCGAGCAGCAGGTGTCCGACCTGCTGGCAGCAGAGGGCTTCGTGGCCGCGTTCGAGGACGTCGCATGAGACCTGGCAGCGCGACCGGTGGAAACCCGGGGCAGCAGCTCGTCCGACGCGGCGGCCGGCCGATAGTCATGCATCACGTAAGGAGCGGATGATGGCGGTCAAGTACATCGATGTCACCGCCAGCAGCGATCTGTTCGCGCCCGCTGTCCGGGCGTTCGGCGACATCGCCATTATCGGGAAGGGCGGGTTCGGCACCACGCATTCGCAGCCGACGGATTTCACCTCGCCGTCGGCTGCGGCTGATGCGTACCCACCCGGAGCGACCACGCTGGTCGCGGACGTGGCCGCCGGTGCGACCGCTGTCACCGTCCCAGTGAGCGTGCCGGCCTCCACCGAGGTGCGGATCGGTACAGGCGCGGCCTCCGAGACTCACACGGTGTCCAACACGACGGCGGCCGGGACGGACTTCACCCTCACGCTGGACTCGGCGCTGGCGGGCGGTCACGCCGCCGGGGCCGATGTGACGGAGGTGGGCGACAACGACCTCGTCCGGGCCATCGGCGCCGCGTTCCGCCAGGTGCCGCCTCCGACCAGGGTCTGGGGCGTCCAAGTGGACTTCGCCGGCGCCCGCCCATGGGAGGACGCGCTGGCCAAGGCGGGAAAGCTCAACGTGCAGATCGTGGTACTTGCCAACACGCCCCTCAACGAGGCGAACGCGGAGACGGTCGGCAAGCTGGCGGACCACGTGTCAGCCATCCAGGGCGACGGCAAGGAACGCATCGGTGTCGCCATGCTGGACGGCTCGCTGTCCGCCAAGGACGCGGTCACCCTGAACACCGGGGCCGTGAAGAAGGAGCGGATGGTGCTCGTCGCCCACCGGTCCGCCGACGATGTGGCAGCGGCCACGGCCGGGGTCATCGCCGGTTGTCGGCCGCACATCTCCATGCTGCTCAAGCCCATCAGCATCGCGATGACGAAGCCGTTCTCCGACGCGGAGATCGACAGGTACGACAGCGCCCTCATCAACTGGATCACCAGTCCGGTACTTCTCCCCGGCCAAGCGCTTTTCCTGGGCGAGGGCTACACCGCCGACGCGAGTCACAACAAGAAGTACATCGATGTCGTCCGGACCCTCGACGACGTCAACTTCCGGATCAAGGCGTCACTGATCGAGTCCATCGGCAATCTGCGGATCTCCAGGGTCGGCCTGCGCTCCGTCGCCACGCTGGTGCAGTCGGTGCTCTCCCCGCTGGTGTCGCAGGAGGTGATCGAGGATTTCACTATCGTCATCCCGCTGCTGACGCTCTTCGACAAGGACCCGGTGGACCTGTCCGCGGCAGAGGCGAAGGAGATCAAGGACGCCCGCAGCGCCCGTCAGGTCGACATGACGATCGCGGTCGTCTATGCCGGCGCCATCCACCGGCTGAAGATCGACCTCGTCTTCACTGGCTGACCGAGCCCGGGATGCGAGAACGAGGGAAACGAGGGAAGTGAGAGACCATGCCCGACGGCCTGAAATGGGACACCCGGCTGGCGGTGGCGGTGAACGGCAGCCCGGTCACCCCCATCGACTCGTTCAATCCGACCTTCAACGTCCCCGTGCAGCCCCTGCATTCGCTGGAGGCCGACAACGTCGCGCATGTCGTCCAGCCGCAAGCGTTCACCTTCACCATGGCGGTCAAGGCGATCGGTACGGCCGTGGCGACGCTCACAGGGCTGGCGCTGGCCAACACCGCCTTCAGCGTTGTCGTCCAGCAGGGCAAGGGGAAGGACTGGACGTTCAAGAGCATCGCCTTCAACGACTGCTACGTCACGTCCGTCGCCAACACGATCGTGATCGATGGTGTGCCCACCACCACGTTCAACTGCATCTGCCTGCAGGCCGTCCCCACCAACGCCTAGCCGGCGCAAGCCGCCCGACGGGCGGATGGAGGCCCCGATGTCGGACTCGAACCAGGACCCTGTCCCGGACCAGGAATACGCCCAATCCGTCGAAGGCCCCGGACTGATCGAGGTGCACCAGGGCGACAAGGTCGTCCCGGCGCCGGGCTCGGAGGCGGCCGTGTCCGCCCGCTCGGGCGCGGAGGTCCACTACTACTTCCCGGTCCACGTGGTGATGGCGGGAGAAGGCACCGACGAGGCCGCAATCTCCCTTGAGACCAGGATCTACGAAGCGCTCTACCAGGCGCTGAGTTGAGCCCGAGAGGCCGGACGAGAAGCCGGAGGAGCCCGGGATGTCGCAGCTGTCGTTTCACTTCCCGATCACGGTGTCGGTCGCCGCAGAGCCGTCGGCAACGGATCTGGAAGAGCTCGGCCGAGTCGTCGAGGAGGCGCTTGCGATACGGCTCCGGCAGGCTCGCCAGCACCTGCAGACCCTGACGGGCGGCGCGCCGGCCGTGCCGGTCCAGGCCCAGGAAGAGATGGACCAGGCCCGGCTGAATCCGGCCGGGCGGGTCTACCGGGTTCCGTCCTACGACGGCGGAGGCGCCCTCAAGCCCGTCCGGCTGGAAGCCGCCGAACCGCAGCCGCGCGACCCCGCCCCGCTGTCCGACGACGAACTGGAAGCCGAGTACGGACACGTACGGCGCTGGCTGCTCGGCCACCAACGGGTGGAGCCGGCCTATGCCGCGGCCAAGGGATACCTGGACGCCCTGGAGGCGGAGCTGCACCGCCGGACACCCGGGACCACCACCGGGTCGCAGACCACATCGGCCTCCGGACCGAAGGTCACCGGCACCGGGCCGCCGCACGGCACGCCGACGACCGCAGCGATCGTCCTGATGTCGGGCGGCCCGGCCCCGCCGCACGACGAACCGTTCCCGGTGACCGCCTCGCACGCCGGCGGAGCCTACGGCGAGCACGATCTTCCCTTCGCGCTGGGTCCGCGCGGTATCCGCATGGTGATCACCTCGTCCGGGCCGGGCGCGCATCACCTCACCGGCCACGGCCTCGACGCCGTCGGTGTCCATCCCGAGAGCGGCAAGCTCTATCTGTACGACAACAAGAGCTCCGGAACCCTCGGGAAGTCCGAGGGCAAGAAGGCCACCGCACTCGGCAAGAACCTCGGCAGCAGCCTGGAGGAGGCGATCAGCCGGATCCGTCCGATGCCGGACTTCCCGGAGAAGGCAGCCGTGCTTCACCAGCTGGAGGGCGCCCACGCCGCTGTTCTGGCCGGAAAGCCCATCCCACCCGAGCTCAATATCGAACTGAAGCTCACGAACGCCGGCGGTTACGCTTCCGGTGCGAGAAACCTGCCGCCCGGGGTGGAGCCGGACGACGTGGTCGGCCCGCAGGTCCGGGCGGCACGCGAGAAGGACATCGCCGACGCCAGGACGAACAAGGTCAGCCCGAGCCGCCCGCGCTCCCACGCCGAGACCGAGGCAATGCGCCGCCGGGTCGGCGGGGCGATGTCCCGGCAGCCGCTGCGGGTGCAATTCTCCAGCCGGGTACGCGCCGCCGGGCTCGGCGTGGCAAGGATCGGGGCGGCGGTGATCTGGAACGCCCTCATGTCCAAGGTGGACCAGGCCATCGAGAACTGGTTCCTGGACGGATGGGCGCAGCCGAAGCTCAAGGCGTTCGAACCGGAGATCCAGGCCCGGCTGGACAACCGGATCGAGGAGCTGGCGGCCCTTCAGCTGCGGCACCCCGGCAAGCAGTTGTACGCCGTCGTCGGCGTTCTCACCACCATCGAGCGGGGTGGAGACGACGACACAGAACTGGAGAGCTGCGAGATCACGCTGGCGTCGGTCTCGGTCGCCGCCGAGCGGATCGAGCACAACGAGGTCGAGTACATCCGAACCCATCCCTGGCACTTGGTACGCGAGGTGCGCGACCTGATCAGGTCGACCTACTCCGTGGAGCTCGAACCGCTGGCCACGGTGGAACTGGCAGCCGTCGTACGGGCCCGGATCGCCGACGAGGAAGCGGCGGCGGGCTCCCGTTCCGCCACCCCCGAGCAGGTACGGGCTTCGCAGCGGCGGCGCGACGAACTTGCCGCGCAGCTCAGCCGGTTGGAGGCGGCGCCATGAGCCCGGGCGGCGACTCCCTGAGTATTCGGCTGCACTTGCCGGAGTCGGTGACCTTGGACGGCGAACCGGCCCAGGACCGGCAACGGGCGCTGGAACAGGTGCTGCTGCGCGCGGTCTCCAAGGCGGTGGCCGGGCTGCGGGAGACCGGCCTGCGGGCCAACGGTATGCCGCAGCCGGCCGGGGCGGCACCTTTCACACCGTTGGCGACAGCGGTCGCCGTCGAGGGGGCCGTGCAGGCCGAGGCAGCCGCCGGGCCGTCGGCCGGCGGCGGCTTCCACCTGGCCTTCGCGCTGTCGGCGGACGCGGTGGGGAATCTGACAGACCAAGCGGCCGGTACCGGGCA
Encoded proteins:
- a CDS encoding IS1380 family transposase, translating into MKKRIGSYPCVRTEGGGRGVVSQAGGVLLVETIRKTGLDRAISAALAPWRKSRAVHDPGKVLLDVALAVALGGDCLADVGMLRAEPAVFGPVASDPTVSRLIDTLAASGEKALTAIRTARSEVRCRVWKLARDGAPDAGGQVTVDLDGVLVIAHSDKQDAAPTWKKTYGHHPLMGFVDHGSGGTGEPVASLLRAGNAGSNTAADHIEAARLALAQLPTKYRRGRQTLIRCDSAGGTHEFVAWIAQRGRWLSYSVGMVITEAIHQHVLKIPASAWTPAVETGGEVRDGAWVAELTGDLLEGWPKGMRLIVRKERPHPGAQLRITDADGMRITCFATNTAGRPIAELELRHRLRARAEDRIRAARATGLRNLPLHDTAQNKVWLEIVQIALDLLAWMPMLALTGQTRLWEPRRLRFRLFSAAAQLVTTGRRRILRLAAHWPWTNEITDALARLTLLPNPG